CAGTGCAGGAAGTGAGGGAGGAGGTGTGGGTCATACTACTATGTCATGGAAGCGGTAGACATATTGTGCTTTTCGGTTTTCAGTGTAATTTAATGACCACTGACAAACTAAGAGCAACACAAACTTTGGATGAGAACATTTAAGTAGCCATCAAATCAATCCATCTttccttctctctgtctttcaccatttctttcttcttgtaaAGTCTCACTCacataaaataaactcataCACAATAAGTTGGAGGATTCTCAACTTTAAGTTAAACATTTTCTCATGTTTccagtgtaaaaacaaacagttaaaaaaaaaaaaaccctcagcAGACCCCCATCTGTCTGAGGGGCAGTAATGAAAATACATAAACTTATTGTTAATAAAagtattttccttttccttttaattgTAAGTTATATAATAAGTATAAAATGTACTGTTGTAGCTGTCAAATTATGTAGCAAACACATGTAAAAGTGATGTACAAGTAAATTTGAATGCTCTGAAAAGCTCCGACTTCAGATAACTTAGTCACAGTGCTGTGACAAACTGATGCTGGTTCTGCATTTCTGTGTATCTGTTATGCCTTAGTACACATCCAGTATCTGGATGTGTATATAACCACTGGAACAAAACAGTCTAGATTAGTATTACAGGCATTTCTTGTACTCCAGAGATACAGTGTGTGATAATTTGACAacaacagaataaaattaaacttgtaGAATCTTGGCCAGTATTTTTTATGGCTTCAAattgaaaaactaaattaaacattaagCCAAATAACATATATTTCAGAAAAATCCTGCTGTAATCTTTGCTGCTACAGATCTCTGTCTGCTATTCTCTGATGCTTCCCATCAAATTTTGTGCTCGAACATCAATGATTAAGAttttaaagaagatttaaaaGTTAAGAATAAGACACTATGTTGCTAAACAAAGTTATGTTTGCTGGTCAAACTTCAACATTAGCAATacaagcaaacatttctgcaagATCTGCAGatcaaaagaaaatatagaGCTGAAAATTAACAAATGATTTCCCCCATAATCTTTTAGCTGAACTATGTTCTAAGAAGATTATGTGCAAAAACTTTAAAGAAGCATAATTCAGAAAGTAATAATGTTActgttaaatatgtaaaaaaaacctcacaacatgaaaaaaagattagTAAAGCCAATCACAAGCAACAGCATGTAGGAACAAGTTGCATTTGTTGACTCCGTATTAAGATTCACATTCAAATTTAATAATGGAGTGCATgatatatttgtcttttttatcatttagttCTTTTTTATGATTAGTTTTCACTtaacaaagcaacaaaacaaattcCCCTTTGGGATTAATTTTTAGTATCTAGTATTATTGTtaggaacaaacaaaaaaaaaatcagtccagATTCAAACTATGTTCTGTTAAGAAATCTTCCCTCATTGCAGAAATAAATAGACACTAAGTGACAACCTCAGAACAGTTCATCATGCAGATTTTGACCACAGGCAGGcaattaaaaatcaaattatATAAGTAAAAAAGATGAGAATTTAACTAGTAGTTAGTTGCTGTCTGTGGTGAGGAGTAAGAAATAAACTGTTACCAGAAATattcaaacattcatttaaacaaATTCGACATTATTTATGTCAGATAGTTAACTCAAtaccaaaacacaagaatagAAAGCAGAAAAGTCTACAAAAGACATTTACTTCTGGAATTATCTTCAGTCTGACCTTAAGTCTGTATTCCAAAAATGTAtgggttctttttttgtttttaagtttgtcATAATTTCCACAAAACATCTTTGAACCACTGCTGAAGCATAATTAATTACTCAGTAATGTACAGAGAGGATTAAACTCAGTTTGCCAGAGATTGAAGATGTGGGATACAATTTGATGTTGGCATTATTCTCACTTAAACATGAagcaatataaaacaaaacattattttaagaaTTACTTATAGGATTCGTGTTCATGTGAAAcccttaaaaacacacagacacacagtgcAGCCGCTAACAGAACAAACCCAGAATCTCTGTTTCCTCCACATTTGAAATAACTCAGTGGGTTGCTTTTACATTCATGTGTGCATCAAATACAGGAAAACCTTTATCAAAGGAACAGCATGTCAATTCAGTagttcaatttaattaatttaagaaaTCATTGCCAGCTGATTGGAATATACGCAGAAACTAGAAAACCAGAAACAAATCTGTTAAGGTTTTTAACAGGCCAAATAGTTGTTTATTAAAGGTGATGCACTGTTGTTAAGAAAGCAGTGTAGGTCAGTGGTAACATTACAAAAAGCAATTTCTATTAGAGGAAATGTCGTAAGTAATACCAGCTACAAGGACTGGGTGTGTCAACTTTcctctgaaacaaacaaaccattTTTAACTTCCTGTCCAAGTCCACCTACAATCACCGGCTCCAAGGAATAAAAAACAGCCATGGTGGAACAAACTACATACCTTGAAGTAAATCTTATGTGCGCTGTTACTGTTCTTCCACCTACAGCTGTTTCTTTCCCCTGCTTTTGTGCAGATGTGCATTGCAAGAGAgcaaaaacaagtgaaaataaGTGTACATAAGTGTTACTAACTGTTTATAATtaacactatttttttttaactaaagttCCCCAGGTCCTGAAGAAGTGCGCAGAGTTTATTGAGAAGTATGGGATTGTGGACGGGATCTACAGACTGTCAGGGGTCACTTCAAATATCCAGCGTCTCAGGTACTCATGTGTTTCTTGTACAGTGATGTTGATTCTCTAATAAAATCTTTGGATGATGCTATACATGTGCATTGAGTCCCAGAAAGTATTAGCAAATACACAaagaaagtttaaaatcattgaCCTCTGGATGTCTCACTACCATAACTATTGGTGTACATCCTGTGATAAACAAGTCATGCAAATAGGCAAAACCATGTTTTATTCTTAGATTTGTATTGCATGCATTGCTCTGTTTCCCCACAACAACATTAGTCAGATAGATACGCTTCAGTCTGACAAGTCATTCTGCAACTGAAGTTAGCCGAGGTGCTAAACAATCCAAGCATTCagctacgtgtgtgtgtgtgtgtttgtgtgtaggcAGGAATTCTGCTCTGAGGCGTGCCCTGACCTTACAAAGGAAGTGTACCTCCAGGACATCCACTGTGTGGGTTCCTTATGTAAGCTGTACTTCAGGGAGCTACCCAATCCTCTGCTGACCTACGAACTATACAGCAAATTCACTGTGAGTACACTAACATCTACTACTTTGGTTAGTCAGCAGATTTGTTCTACAGTCATACTTTACAAATTGTAATTAGTGACAGTCAGTGAGTTATATTTGCTTCACATGGTCACTCAGTGTATTTGTGATAGTGCTTTACAAACACGTCATCATTTTTCCGGAGGATAATCTCAGCTTTGAACTGAGCTGTAAGCAAATAACACTGAGCATCACACTTCACCAAAACTTTTATTTCACCCCTAATTAGTCATTAAATTTGGTTGATGGACTGGATGTTTTGATGCaacatataaatatgaaaacttCTTGTATTTGGTGACTTTGGCTCTTAAGTTTAAGCTTTTTACAGATGCAACAGttaaacaaaagcattaaaagATAATCAGATTATAaggtaaatttaaaatttaactgGCAATCTATGTGGACAAAATTTGGATTGCATGGTCTCTACATTTGGTACTATAGAAAGCCTTCATGGGTGCCCTTTCTGGATGAAATATAGACATGAAAGAGACAGGAGCAGGGGAGAAAGCAGACGGAAATACCAGACCTGGTTCATGCTTTCTGTAGTGTTCTGTGTACCTCGATGGACCATTTGCTTATCTTGGCATTCACACATCTCGAGGAGCCTGTCCCTGGAAATTCCAGGCATCTGgtatttttagaaaatgaaaaaaataaaacaacaacaataaataacttCCCCTTAATCAGCAAATGAATAAAACGATAACAAATCAAGAccgttttttttccctccagtaATAAAATCAGTCTATAATTGGGTTGTGCTTTGTAACATACTTATTTTCATGCAGAGTATGCACAGTACTTTGGACTTTAGTCATGTTAGTTTGGCAGTACAGATGTGTTACGAATGTTAGGCAGCGACCCAGTGTTAGATGTATGGACAAATAAAGAGGACAACTTAGAATTTGCCTCCATACTCCTAATAACAGAGTGTtttctaatccattattataattattacaaaaacacCAGGCTCAGATGTTAAATCCTAAATGTGGgctattttttctgctttatatCCAGGAGGCTGTCTCGGTTCATGGAGATCATGAGAGGCTTTTGCACATTCAGGAGGTCATCAAAGAACTGCCAACTCCTCATTTCAAGTGACCCTCTTTTTCACTCTCTACatgaaaaaacaactgaaaagacaaagagaacTGGGTCCTTTTTGCTTCACTTGATGaataatttaactttgtttGATCTCAGAACTCTGGAGTACCTGACTAAGCACCTGGCCCACCTTGCCACTTTAAGCACACAGACTAACATGCATACACGCAACCTGGCCTTGGTATGGGCTCCAAATCTGTTAAGGtaagtttagtttaatttcacAGATGAACCTTGTGTTCCATATGCTTTGATATATCTTGAAAATCTTCATGACTGCaacacttctttttctttttccttagaTCAAAGGATATTGAAGCGTCATCTGGTAATGGAGACATGGCTTTCCAGGAGGTGCGGAAACAGCAGTCAGTGGTTGAGTTTATTCTAAACCACACAGAGCAGATCTTCAGCGGTGCGTCTGTGCAAGTTAAACCCAAAGAAGGTATAATATTCAATGGTGTGAACAAACTGTTTTACTAtactaaaaacatgaacaaatttACCATTATAGAAACTAACACATCATTCTTCTGCAGGACCAAGTTTGGTGTGTGGGGAGAAGTATGCCACACTCCCAATCAGTGGCCAGGGTGGGCCGATGAAACTGATGAGCCTGGAAGAAGCCCAGGCTCGCTCCTTAAGTCCCAACCATCCTGTGCATAAAGAACGTCAGCGAGAGAACAGCCTGCCTGATACCAGCACTGCCACACTTTATCACACTGTCATAGACATTTCAGACAACAAGTAAGATCTAGGTTCAGTTCAACTATGGTTAACATTTTGAACAATATATATAGTTGAGTAGAGTTTTGAAAGTGATGGTGAGGTTTCCTCAACCCTGAAAGTCTGACAGTGCACATTGAGATAGTACTGAGCTTTataatctttctctctctctgtctgtctgtaagGAGAAAATTTTCTGGGAAATCAAAGAAGTGGAAGTCCATCTTCAACCTTGGGAGGTCTGTGGATTCAAAGGGAAAACTGAGCCGCAATGGTAGTGTGTTCATAAGAGCACAGGGGATAGTAGGTAAGTTTATCTGCAAAGTAAAAGGGGCAACACTAAATGTACATGTTGTTACTCCAGTTTAACACAAAGAgtgagaagataaaaaaaaaactctgggaGACAGATGGGAAACATTAGGAAAAGAATCAGAATAAAGATAAAGGAAGGCTAGATAATGGTTGCTAGAAGAGACTCTAGATGACATTTCCAGGAGAACTGAAAAGACTATATGTTTTAACAAGGtcatatttagcttttttctggTTTTCCTTATCCTTCACCATCTTATGGCCTATTGCTCATTTAAGGACTGCAAAATTGCAAAAGTAAAGCATTATGAACAAAAAGTGACAATAGATTGTTGAACATTGAAACATGTATCAAAAAAATACaccaaaataaaattttgaatcTTAAGATAAATAGTACATGAAATGGGCTTTTTAGCAAGACAACCTCATTACATCCCAACTCAAAGTTGAGCTGATTCCATGGGGCAGGAATAAGAATTAAGAACATTATAATTAACCAAATTCTTGatggatatttttaaatggGATTCTTTTTGAAGACAAGTTTGTATGAAACTGTCTGAAACCAAAATTGTTCATAGGCAATGAGCTGTTAGATTTCCTCATTACTATAAAATTAAATAGcatttttctgactttgtcAAGACATTTGAAGGCTGAAAATGTGATTTCCTACTTTactaaagacttaaaaacataattcttgttaatttgttttgcaGAAAAGGCAGCTCTTCGGCCATCCAGAAGCATGGAATCCTTGTGTTCCTTACCACCAGGTGGGGCTAAatacttgtgtgtttgtttgcatggACTAATCAAAGATGCAATTTACTATGCTGTAATTTTGCTAAATATAAACTTAATCTGTAATATATTATGGAATAGTGGCATTACATCAGTTATGGATGCAACACCTCGTGACTTGTTATCACTTGTATAATTTTTATTGCACAGATGATGACAGAGCAGGAAGCAATAGTCCAACTGGTGGACACAGCAGTATTTTTATTCCGGATGTAAAATCCAGAACTCTTGGATCTGACTCTCTCTATGACCTGAGCGAGCATGACCAAACGTGGGAGTTTAAAGGGAAGAAAGCTGGTGGGGCAACAGCTGGCTGGACCTCTGGCATAAACCAAAAGGACTTACCAGGTGCTTCAGCACCACCTCAGAAAACCCTGCCAGAGCAACTTAAGGTGTTCAAAGGCGATGAACTCAGTGGGTACAAGCCCACTTCTCCAAAAAACAGGAGGATGCTGTATTCAGGTTCCTCCCAAAGTTCTTCACGGCCTTCATTCCCAGGAAGCTTCTTCCCACTGGAGTCCTCGCCAAGGCATCAGCGCAGAGCAGTCAATATATCTGAGCCTTTTGCTGTGTCTGTTCCCTTACGTGTGTCAGCTGTTATCAGCTCAAACAGCACACCATGCAGAGGGCACAGCAAGGACAAAGCAGCTGCTCTGAAACCCTGCAAAGAGCCCTCGGAGCAGATCAGGAAAATTGGAAAGAGTAACACTTTCCCCCTACTGgaaccaaagaagcaggaaggaacagaaaagaaaagcactgaGGTGCTGACCTCCAGAGTGTCACCACAGGGTGAGACCATCTTCCtttgtcacatttaaaaaaaaatcttctgctTTGTGTTTAATTCATGCAAGTGTAATTAGATGTAATGAAacaacattttgttgtttttccagaTACAAAGAAAGAAGTGATGCAAAAAACTCCGGGAGGAAGGAAAATTTCTGAACTGGAAGCACGGTCCTGGGCACATGCAAGACAAAGCAAAGTTacagcgccatcttctggggaAGACCAGCAAAATCAGCCCACATATATCCAACcggtaaataaattaatccagAAGTTGTCAATGAGGCTGAAACCTTGGTTTATATGAAATTAATTATGAACTAAAATGCCTTATTGCCAAGTATGTTTACACATGGAAGACATTTTTCTTGGTACTTGAAGCTTGTAGTATGTGTGTAAAATAGCAAGATAAATACAAGAAGAAGTTGCTTCTGTTTCCTCACACCTCTGCCACTTTCAAGAATCTCCAAGTCAAAACACTCTAATTTAAAGCTTAAATTAActttactgtattttaaatttgaagACACTTTCTCATAAATTTAATGtggattttgtattttatttagtttaattcttGTTGTTAATGTCTGTCTTTCATCATTTTTCAGGATGGAGAATCTGGAAGAGAAATGCGGTCTCATCTACATCAAGAACTGAAGATAACTGAGCCCGAAATCAGTGTGCTACACGGGACTTTTAAACCAGTTTTTGCCTCAATGAGCACTTGTGGGAACCTTAAGTTAACAATGGATGTTAAGTCAAAGAGAAGTCGCAGCTCTCCATCGCTGTCTTTGCTGGGTAAGGAGCAGTCACCTAATACTGCTCTGAGTGAGCGTGTAATTGCCACCAGATCTGACCCCAAAAAGAAACAACCCTCAGAATCAGACCTTTTGTTATGTCTCCACAAAAACTTTGATGTTATTTCTGGTGGAAACGCTCAAAACGACTGGCCTGCTGACATGTTGAATGACACAGAGAAGCCACTACAGCGAAAAATGACGCCCTCAAATATAGAAGAACCAGTTTGCAGCAAACAGTGCCAGCTTCCTTTTAAGGAAACCAGTTTGGATCATATTATAAATCCTTTAATAATAGAGGATGTTCCACAGGTCACCAGTTTCTCAAGTTCAAACAATGTAGGCATCAAATCACAGAAACCTGAAATTCCTCAAGAGGATGACAAAATCTCACATGATGGAGCAAAGATGGATGCCAGACAGAGGCCCTCAGTGTGTTTAGAGCAGAAACGCAACACCCTGGAGCTCTCAGTCCTTGATGATGAAGAGGTCTATGGGGGAAACGCAGAAGAACTGGACTTGGTTGAGCCCTGGGAGGATCTTAGCTTAACCAAGCAGTGGGTTACCAGTCCTCTGCATTCACCTGATGTGGAAGAATTATTTAATCAGCTGTCACCCTTTAGTTCAAACGGAGAATCTCTGAGCTCAGAGGTTGGAAAGCTTTCATTCCCTTCAGCTGACAGTACCAAACAATCCCTCATGAAGAGCACTGAACTATTCTCAGGAAACTTTCCTCAGAGTGTCAACAGTAACCCAGAAACAAAGTGGGGATATATGCCGACCAAACCTACACGACTGAGTTTGAACAACAGCTCAACACAATCTCAAACGGCAAAGTGCAGcacaacaaaacagaagaatACAGTGTCATCTCAGAGATTTTACAGACAGATGTCTTATGAAGCTGCTGGgtcagagaaaagagagaattaTTCATCCAAGCACAGGCCCTATTCTCTTAACTTAGACCTGGGGCATCGATGCATAAGAGATATTTCTAATCAGCAAAATTGTAACTCATTAGAATTTATCTCCCCTCACAGAGGATCATTAGCCTCATCTGGAACTGTAGACAAAGGGCACTCTGAGTTGGATCTCTTCCTGAATGATCGGCAGGCTCCTCTTCGCCGAAACTCTGCCCCAGTCAGCGTGTCATCAGTGCGGACGGCCTTCATGATAAAAACATGCCAAGCCAAAGCTGTGCCGGTCATCCCTCCAAAGGTGCAGTACAGTCAGATACCTCAATCCAAACAGGAGAATGATTTTAAGGTGgtgaaggaagaaaaggaatGTCCTAAAATGAGTGTGGACCCAAGCAATGCTGCCCCTCCTTCCACAATGTCAGATCCAAAGGAGGAGCTAGAAAATAAAGAGCCTGGTCTCAAATACCAGAAACATGCAAATGTTGAGAAATCATCTGAATCTGGGAAGACCACATCCACTCCAGAACTTCCTGTCATAACCAGGAGACACATTCCCAATTTGGAAGTGTTTGTAGATTGTCCCAGACCCAACAGAGGGAACTTGTTGCAAAGACCATCCTTTAGAAACAGGCAGAGACCCCAGAGCCTTATCCTGCTCAGCCCACCTTTCCCCATAATGGACTATCCACCTTCAGGGGACGATGGAAAGTTCCTTTCATCCATCAAGAGCCTAAATGACACATCAGCAGTGAATGTCTTTTCTAAAGAGATAGCAGAGAATTTTAGGACGCCTGAGGGGATCGCTCTTCAGAACAAAATGACTATTCCAAAAAGTGGACAGAGACTGGAAACATCAACCAGCTGCTTCTACCAGCCTCAGAGGAGGTCGATGATTTTTGACAGCAGGAGCCACAGACAGATTGAGTGACTGCAAGAGCACTCAGTGTCTGTGAGCGTACGTTGTTAACAGAACACATGAGGAATCTGAAGGGTAGATATAGATGTTGATTTAGTTTCCGGtgattaaataatttcttgAGTGATTATTAAGcattatttctaataaaataattaaaaaccagGAAGAAGGAGCCAAGATGTATATAAGACTGAGATCTGGGGAAGCGactaaggattttttttttcttcaattattaatttttttactgtttttcctTGATTTTCTGTTGATTTATTTGCTTTCAATCGAATATTCATTAAATTATCTCCAGATAATCCCCCATGGCAAGTTACAGTAAATCTGAGATGTGCAAAATTTACCCCATCACATATATCTGTGGTATAGTCACAGTGGATCATGATGTTAGATATGAGCTTTTTAGTCAAATTTGATTACTTACCAATTAGGAATAAGAAAGCATTTACAATATAAGAATCAGGTTTTCACCTTGGCAACAGTTGATTGACAGAAATCTTAAAGCAAATCTTAAAGAAAATTATGGACTAAAGATAGTGCAAATATAAACTGTAGGTCCTTtcttctccctctctgtcccCATATCCTAATCAAAACCTTTATCATGTTGTCCACTGCGTAGTTCATTGTACCTAAAAATGTTGAATCCAGAAAAATCAGTTCCCTGTTATTTGTTAAAGCcgatgaaataattttttttcaccagAAACTACCTGCCTCTCATCTGGAATTTGAACAAATTTCTGCTTAGGCCCAGCAAAGACTTCATAACAATATTTTCCTGTcttatataaatgtgtttgctgTCACTTCTACAAGAATCAGAAGTTATCTTAAACAAAGAAGCCCATCCTGTGTCGGTCAGTGATGTGGCAGCTTGAGATTATGGCCTTTTCAGATATTTGGTCCTCCATAACTATGAATGGAGAGATGTAAAGTGAaaaatctgaaccaaaatgctGATGTTAGAACAGTTTAATAGTTTAACAGCCTTAAAATTGAGTTTATTTATTCCTGTAATGATTTACATATATTATGTTTATTTGATGTCTTATATTGGTTTGTAGAGGCTGGCTCTGTGGTAAGGTGATGCCAATGTGATTTTccttaaataatattaaaatgaaaattcctattttaaattaaaatatatcagCTTAATTAAGCTTATTTACCCAGAGAAGGGCTTTAATTCCAACATATCTTGATTTTCTGTAattattgtgcattttgtggcagttttttttaagtggctTTTCATTTACATAAGATAAAAAATGGCATTTGATGATTTAATATTATCAAAAGTGAAACTGGAGCTGCTTATCAGACAGTAAACTGGAGTTTGACTTTGTGCATGCTGACTGTATTCATTGTGTTTACACCTTGATGGTGCTTGAAAGTCAAAGTCAGATTATGCCATGTCcaattttcttctctctttatcTTATCCCCTATTTGTATGCTACTATTGGGAGGGGACCTATAAACGCAACAGTTTGAATGTTACAGTGTATTTAAGACACCTTGGACATGATTGATGTGACAGTGGTTTTATACTGACGTTTAGATGTTCTGGATGAATGAGTAAAAAGTCGGATGGAAAAtgttgcgtttttttttttttttttgtaacttctGTATACTTGTTGATTCTGAAAATGATTTAACTGAATGTTACTGAGTGTATTCATAGGAAAATTTTCTGAATTAAGAATATTGAGATCACAGTTTTGCCTTAATTGTCAGATGGTGGCGTCTGAAATAATGTACATAAGATGCTTGATCAGTTTTGCTACAAGTTatgagaataataaaaaaaatctgaaatatcattTAACTCAATAGATGTGCTGAGTTGTAACTTATTATAACATCCAACTCAGGAAGAGTTTTGTTTGGCATTGGCATTTGACAAACCCATTACTTAAGGTTTGTGTCCACCTTGTGTGTGTCCACCTTGATGGTATACACACACTTGTCATAACTGATAGTAATCCATAAGACAATGGACACAAATTCCATGGTAACATTTGGCTTGCTCGGATTTCTCTGACCTGTTTTATCACTTCAGAAAGATTGCACAATACCTAGCAGAACTCTGGCTGGACTTTTCATGGTAAAATTGGTAGGTTCAATCAAATTTGCTGTCCTGCTGAGATGAATTTGACTTTTCAACAAAGTTAGCATATCTCTAACAGATCATCAGATGACTTTCAGCTGCTTTGTTTGGTAATTAGGTCAGATCTTTGGGAGAGTTATTCCCAAAGTATCAAATTAGCCAGACCCAGTTTTAACTGCAGCGAATGGTTTATGGTTTATTGTAGAATTAATATGTCTTCTGCTGTGTGCAATCTAGAAGTTCCACTGGTGGTTAAAAAAACCTGGAGCAGGATGGTAACACAACCATACTTTAGAGTTactgaaatttatttaattttatccGTCAAGGCATTTTGTCTGGTATGTCTTGATTGTGAACGAAtacctttttaattattttagttcATGGCAATGTAAAACTCACATGCTTGACAGTAATATGAGTGTTGTAGTTCCATGGATTTTTTACCAGATTGTGTAAGCCAGTTTCTCCTCAGGTAATGGTGACTCCTAAACACTTGTACTGGTCTAAAAGTTTTTAAGCTGATGACTTggtatttagtattttttttaaatgacttcaaGAAACAATCCTGATTTAGTTAAAGAACTTATTTTTCAGATGTATGCTGAATCTCTTGGACTTTCTTATTATACTGTGTGTTGGTAAAAACTAGAATTAGTGTA
The sequence above is a segment of the Melanotaenia boesemani isolate fMelBoe1 chromosome 15, fMelBoe1.pri, whole genome shotgun sequence genome. Coding sequences within it:
- the arhgap31 gene encoding rho GTPase-activating protein 31 isoform X1, with protein sequence MKNKGTKQKSKKKGSENVFGCDLIEHLQSSGQDVPQVLKKCAEFIEKYGIVDGIYRLSGVTSNIQRLRQEFCSEACPDLTKEVYLQDIHCVGSLCKLYFRELPNPLLTYELYSKFTEAVSVHGDHERLLHIQEVIKELPTPHFKTLEYLTKHLAHLATLSTQTNMHTRNLALVWAPNLLRSKDIEASSGNGDMAFQEVRKQQSVVEFILNHTEQIFSGASVQVKPKEGPSLVCGEKYATLPISGQGGPMKLMSLEEAQARSLSPNHPVHKERQRENSLPDTSTATLYHTVIDISDNKRKFSGKSKKWKSIFNLGRSVDSKGKLSRNGSVFIRAQGIVEKAALRPSRSMESLCSLPPDDDRAGSNSPTGGHSSIFIPDVKSRTLGSDSLYDLSEHDQTWEFKGKKAGGATAGWTSGINQKDLPGASAPPQKTLPEQLKVFKGDELSGYKPTSPKNRRMLYSGSSQSSSRPSFPGSFFPLESSPRHQRRAVNISEPFAVSVPLRVSAVISSNSTPCRGHSKDKAAALKPCKEPSEQIRKIGKSNTFPLLEPKKQEGTEKKSTEVLTSRVSPQVVFPDTKKEVMQKTPGGRKISELEARSWAHARQSKVTAPSSGEDQQNQPTYIQPDGESGREMRSHLHQELKITEPEISVLHGTFKPVFASMSTCGNLKLTMDVKSKRSRSSPSLSLLGKEQSPNTALSERVIATRSDPKKKQPSESDLLLCLHKNFDVISGGNAQNDWPADMLNDTEKPLQRKMTPSNIEEPVCSKQCQLPFKETSLDHIINPLIIEDVPQVTSFSSSNNVGIKSQKPEIPQEDDKISHDGAKMDARQRPSVCLEQKRNTLELSVLDDEEVYGGNAEELDLVEPWEDLSLTKQWVTSPLHSPDVEELFNQLSPFSSNGESLSSEVGKLSFPSADSTKQSLMKSTELFSGNFPQSVNSNPETKWGYMPTKPTRLSLNNSSTQSQTAKCSTTKQKNTVSSQRFYRQMSYEAAGSEKRENYSSKHRPYSLNLDLGHRCIRDISNQQNCNSLEFISPHRGSLASSGTVDKGHSELDLFLNDRQAPLRRNSAPVSVSSVRTAFMIKTCQAKAVPVIPPKVQYSQIPQSKQENDFKVVKEEKECPKMSVDPSNAAPPSTMSDPKEELENKEPGLKYQKHANVEKSSESGKTTSTPELPVITRRHIPNLEVFVDCPRPNRGNLLQRPSFRNRQRPQSLILLSPPFPIMDYPPSGDDGKFLSSIKSLNDTSAVNVFSKEIAENFRTPEGIALQNKMTIPKSGQRLETSTSCFYQPQRRSMIFDSRSHRQIE
- the arhgap31 gene encoding rho GTPase-activating protein 31 isoform X2, whose translation is MKNKGTKQKSKKKGSENVFGCDLIEHLQSSGQDVPQVLKKCAEFIEKYGIVDGIYRLSGVTSNIQRLRQEFCSEACPDLTKEVYLQDIHCVGSLCKLYFRELPNPLLTYELYSKFTEAVSVHGDHERLLHIQEVIKELPTPHFKTLEYLTKHLAHLATLSTQTNMHTRNLALVWAPNLLRSKDIEASSGNGDMAFQEVRKQQSVVEFILNHTEQIFSGASVQVKPKEGPSLVCGEKYATLPISGQGGPMKLMSLEEAQARSLSPNHPVHKERQRENSLPDTSTATLYHTVIDISDNKRKFSGKSKKWKSIFNLGRSVDSKGKLSRNGSVFIRAQGIVEKAALRPSRSMESLCSLPPDDDRAGSNSPTGGHSSIFIPDVKSRTLGSDSLYDLSEHDQTWEFKGKKAGGATAGWTSGINQKDLPGASAPPQKTLPEQLKVFKGDELSGYKPTSPKNRRMLYSGSSQSSSRPSFPGSFFPLESSPRHQRRAVNISEPFAVSVPLRVSAVISSNSTPCRGHSKDKAAALKPCKEPSEQIRKIGKSNTFPLLEPKKQEGTEKKSTEVLTSRVSPQDTKKEVMQKTPGGRKISELEARSWAHARQSKVTAPSSGEDQQNQPTYIQPDGESGREMRSHLHQELKITEPEISVLHGTFKPVFASMSTCGNLKLTMDVKSKRSRSSPSLSLLGKEQSPNTALSERVIATRSDPKKKQPSESDLLLCLHKNFDVISGGNAQNDWPADMLNDTEKPLQRKMTPSNIEEPVCSKQCQLPFKETSLDHIINPLIIEDVPQVTSFSSSNNVGIKSQKPEIPQEDDKISHDGAKMDARQRPSVCLEQKRNTLELSVLDDEEVYGGNAEELDLVEPWEDLSLTKQWVTSPLHSPDVEELFNQLSPFSSNGESLSSEVGKLSFPSADSTKQSLMKSTELFSGNFPQSVNSNPETKWGYMPTKPTRLSLNNSSTQSQTAKCSTTKQKNTVSSQRFYRQMSYEAAGSEKRENYSSKHRPYSLNLDLGHRCIRDISNQQNCNSLEFISPHRGSLASSGTVDKGHSELDLFLNDRQAPLRRNSAPVSVSSVRTAFMIKTCQAKAVPVIPPKVQYSQIPQSKQENDFKVVKEEKECPKMSVDPSNAAPPSTMSDPKEELENKEPGLKYQKHANVEKSSESGKTTSTPELPVITRRHIPNLEVFVDCPRPNRGNLLQRPSFRNRQRPQSLILLSPPFPIMDYPPSGDDGKFLSSIKSLNDTSAVNVFSKEIAENFRTPEGIALQNKMTIPKSGQRLETSTSCFYQPQRRSMIFDSRSHRQIE